Genomic window (Aethina tumida isolate Nest 87 chromosome 4, icAetTumi1.1, whole genome shotgun sequence):
CGAGTTAACCTACTTGGACCTGGACAAGAGTAACAATGTACTTAGGGAGCGTTGCAACTCGCCATCCCTGAAGAGGAGACGCGCCGTGGCTGAGTGGGAAACCGAGGAGGCTGTCCAGTCCATCCTGCCCAAGAGGAGCAAGCAAGACGAGGAGACCGACGACTCCGTTTTTCTGGATGACGCCGCCTTGCTGTCCGACGCCGTCAGCAAAGAGGTGGCCGAGGCCGAAAGGAGCCAGCAACAAGAAGTCAACAATGGTGGTTCAGCAATGGAAATCGATCGCATCACATCACTGGTATCAATATTTAGCTTCAGTATGGGTGAAGGCAAACTCAACAGATCCATGTCGACACCGGATCTGTGTTCAGCACAAGCCAAGGACACGCCGGACAGTATACAACAGCGGCCCTTTCTTGCCATGACCGTGTAATCCACCGTAGGCAATGTCTAGGCAAAAGGAAACCCGTGGGCAGTGGACCTGTCCATGGTGTCATTGTGGCGTCTCAAGATCTCCCCTTTATCAGGCATCGAACAATACCAATTTTCTTTGCAAATTGCCCAGATTTGCAAAGAGAGTTCCTGCGGTATTGATAATACCAGACCATGTGATAGTGAGATGTTAACTATGCGGAAACAGGGCTCTTCAATCAGATACGAAA
Coding sequences:
- the LOC109596366 gene encoding uncharacterized protein LOC109596366; protein product: MASEAQRLIGISLTKIAQSRSHRGGVSLHKNLLVATVLQKARYIFMEEAYNMVHCQPPTPIQIRPVPEEDLVGLTVEEAGLEATGLPDDLQESSGSDNLQEFLQPSCVKCANNQDKENHPPSYHSNSELTYLDLDKSNNVLRERCNSPSLKRRRAVAEWETEEAVQSILPKRSKQDEETDDSVFLDDAALLSDAVSKEVAEAERSQQQEVNNGGSAMEIDRITSLVSIFSFSMGEGKLNRSMSTPDLCSAQAKDTPDSIQQRPFLAMTV